Proteins from a single region of Haliaeetus albicilla chromosome Z, bHalAlb1.1, whole genome shotgun sequence:
- the SPIN1 gene encoding spindlin-1 — protein MKTPFGKSPGQRSRADAGHAGVSASIMKKRTSHKKHRNNVGPSKPISQPRRNIVGCRIQHGWKEGSGPVTQWKGTVLDQVPVNPSLYLIKYDGFDCVYGLELHKDERVSALEVLPDRVASSRISDAHLADTMIGKAVEHMFETEDGSKDEWRGMVLARAPIMNTWFYITYEKDPVLYMYQLLDDYKEGDLRIMPDSNDSPPAEREPGEVVDSLVGKQVEYAKEDGSKRTGMVIHQVEAKPSVYFIKFDDDFHIYVYDLVKTS, from the exons GTCATGCAGGAGTGTCTGCCAGCATAATGAAGAAAAGAACTTCCCACAA AAAGCATAGAAACAATGTGGGACCAAGCAAACCTATTTCTCAGCCACGAAGAAATATTGTAGGCTGCAGAATACAGCATGGATGGAAAGAAGGGAGTGGACCTGTAACACAGTGGAAGGGCACAGTTCTTGATCAAGTTCCTGTAAATCCCTCCCTCTATCTTATAAAGTATGATGGATTTGACTGTGTGTATGGACTAGAACTGCACAAAGATGAAAGAGTTTCAGCACTTGAAGTTCTTCCAGACAGAGTTG CTTCGTCTCGAATTAGTGATGCCCACCTGGCAGACACAATGATTGGTAAAGCTGTGGAACATATGTTTGAGACAGAGGATGGCTCAAAAGATGAATGGAGGGGGATGGTTTTGGCTCGAGCTCCTATTATGAACACATGGTTTTATATTACCTACGAGAAAGATCCCGTCTTGTACATGTACCAACTCTTAGATGATTATAAAGAAGGTGACCTTCGCATTATGCCTGATTCGA ATGATTCACCTCCTGCAGAACGGGAACCAGGTGAAGTTGTAGACAGCCTGGTAGGCAAACAAGTGGAATATGCCAAAGAAGATGGCTCAAAAAGGACTGGCATGGTCATTCATCAGGTTGAAGCCAAACCATCTGTCTATTTCATCAAGTTTGATGATGATTTCCATATTTATGTCTACGATTTGGTGAAGACATCCTAG
- the NXNL2 gene encoding nucleoredoxin-like protein 2, whose translation MVDVFSGRLLVSRDGRSVEPEEALQNKVVGLYFSAGWCSPCRDFTPVLCDFYTELVEETQPPAPFEVVFVSSDHSAEEMAGYMRAMHGDWLALPFHDPYKHDLKKKYNITAIPKLVIVKQTGEVITDKGRKQIRDKGLSCFRNWLEGADIFQNFSS comes from the exons atgGTGGATGTGTTCAGCGGGCGGCTCCTGGTCAGCAGGGACGGCCGCAGCGTGGAGCCCGAGGAGGCCCTGCAGAACAAGGTGGTGGGCTTGTACTTCTCGGCCGGCTGGTGCTCGCCGTGCCGCGACTTCACCCCCGTCCTCTGCGACTTCTACACGGAGCTGGTGGAGGAGACccagccccccgcccccttcGAGGTCGTCTTCGTCTCCTCCGACCACAGCGCCGAGGAGATGGCGGGCTACATGCGCGCCATGCACGGGGACTGGCTGGCCCTGCCCTTCCACGACCCCTACAAGCA tgacctgaagaagaaatacaacATAACAGCAATTCCTAAACTGGTGATTGTGAAACAAACTGGAGAAGTCATTACTgacaagggaagaaaacagatcaGAGACAAAGGGCTATCCTGTTTTCGGAACTGGCTTGAGGGTGCAGATatctttcagaatttttctaGCTAA